GCCGCCTTCCGGGCCATCGCCTCCCGCCGCGCCATCGTTGGCCGCCTAAAGCGGGAGCTTTCCCGTGGGGCACCGTGGCCGTGATGGGGGCCGGTTGCCGCACCGTCGGCGGGCGGGAAAAGCCCTCGGGCGCTCTGGATGGCCGTGCTCTGCGGCACGACTTCTGAAGGATAGCGCGGGCCGGGGCGGGGAGAAGGTGGGAAAGGGCAGACAAGGGGAAGCGGCGGGCAACCCTTCCGCCCCTGCGGGGCACCTCCCCTTGAAGGGAGGCAGAACCGTACAGGCTCCCCTTGAGGGGAGCTGTCAGCGAAGCTGACTGAGGGGTCGCCCGCCGCGTCACCCCCTCCCACCCGTCCAGTTCCGACCTACACTGCCCTATGGCGTTCCCCCCCTGGTGATCCCCTCGCCGACGAACGGCCCCCACAGGTCTCCCTCCACCCTCTCACGACGAGCCGCTCATCGCCGCCGCTCTCGTGAAAGGGGAAAGCTCCTGTGTCCAACCGTCTTCATCTCACGCGTCTCCCGCTCGCCTTCCTGACCGCCGCGCTGACCATCGAACTGCTGGACGAACTCGTGGACGGGGTGACGGGCGCTGCATGGCCGCTCCTGCGGCAAGACCTCGCGCTCTCGTACACGGAGGTCGGGCTGCTGCTGGGCGTGCCCGCGCTCCTCGCCAACGTCATCGAACCCGTCTTCGGGCTGCTCGCGGACGCGGGGCGGCGGCGTGCCGTAGTGCTGGGCGGAGGGGTGGCCTTCGCCGTCTCGCTCGCGCTGTATGCCGTGGCGGGCAACTTCTGGTCCCTGCTCGCCGCGTCGGTGCTGTTCTACCCGGCGTCGGGAGCCTTCGTCAGTCTCACACAGGCCGCCCTGATGGACGCCGAGCCGTCGCGTCGGGAGAACAACATGGCCCGCTGGACCCTCGCCGGGTCGGTGGGCAACGTGGTCGGCCCCCTCCTGATCGGCCTCGCCGTGACGCTGGGGTTGGGCTGGCGGCCCGTCTTCGCGCTCCTCGCCGCCCTAACCGTGGGGGCGCTGGCTCTCGCGTGGCGGTCGCGCGAGGTGCTGGCCGGGGGACGGGCCGACGAGGGGCTGGACTGGCGCACGTCACTGGGAGAAGCGTGGGCCGCCCTCCGGCGCGGGGAGGTGCGGGCCTCGCTCACCTTACTGGAATGCTCCAACCTGCTGCTGGACGTGTTTCGCGGCTTCCTCGCCCTCTACTTCGTGGACGCGGTGGGCGCGAGTCCGGCGGTGGCGAGCCTCGCCGTCGCCGTGCTGACCGGGGTGGGGCTGGTGGGCGACGCGCTCGTGGTGCCGCTGCTGGAGCGGGTGCCGGGCGCGTGGTACGTGCGGTGGAGCGCGGGGGTGGCGGCGCTCGTCTTCCCGGCCTTCCTGCTCGTGCCCTCCGTCCCCGTCAAACTCGTCCTGCTGGGGGTGCTGGGGCTGCTCACCGCCGGGTGGTACGCGGTTTTACAGGCACGGCTCTACGGCAGCCTGCCGGAGCGCAGCGGCACGGTCATGGCGCTGGGCAGCGTGGCGGGGCTGGCGGGCGGGGCCGTGCTGCCCCTGCTGGGGCTGGTCGCGGAGCGGTTCGGGATAGAGGCGGCGATGTGGCTGCTGCTGGCGGGGCCGCTGGCGTTGGTGGTGGGGGTGCGGGGGCGGAGGTAATTATTGCTCGCTCGAGCGATACTTCTCGGCAAGGCTCGTCAAGCAGTCAGATGCCCACTTGGCGTAATCGCTCCTCAGAGCTGCTTCAGGGTTCATATACCAAGTATCGAAATCGTGTGGCAGTGCCGGGAAACGTGCAAAATCCCATGCACTATCATCCGAGTAGACGACTCCGTTTGTTAGCTCTGCCAATGCTGAGGCCAGAAACCCGTAAGCGATATTGATTTCAGCAGGTTGTCCCGCCGAACGACGGAAATACCAGCTCCGTCCCAACGAGCGGGCTGTAGTGTAGACCTGAGCTAGTTCTGGCGTTGGTTGAAGTCCGGGATGATCCGATGTCCAATCCGAACTCAAGCTTTGCCGAAACTCCTCATCGAGAGACAGAAGGTAGGCACCCGTGCCGCCCGCAATACCCTCCAGCGTGAACCAGGCATATTGATTCTCCTCCCACCAGGCAGGGCTATTTAAGTTCACCCTCTGGGTAGAGGAGTTGTCTATCAGATTCAATCTGACAGAGATTTCCAGCTTTGCCTTGATGCCATGCTGCCGCAAATATCGTTGGAGTTTGAGTTCGGTTAGCGTCTTCAATTCCAAAAAGGAAGGAATGTAGTCGTCTCCTGGGTAAACGTCAAACGTCGTCGCCAATAGCTCTCACCCCACCGTCTCCATTGCCCTCGGATAGCTCCCGATGATCTTCGCGTAGCTCGCCTTCCTCAACACCCCGGCGAGGGCCTGGGCCACCTGCGCGTCTCTCGCGTTGCCCTCGATGTCCACGTACATCAGGTAGCTCCACGCGCGGTCGCGGCGGGGGCGCGACTCGATGCGCGAGAGGTTCAGGCCGCGCAACTCGTTCAGCGTCTCGACGAGGAAACCGGGGGTGTGGCGCACGGCGAAGACGAGGCTGGTCTTGTGCGGCACGTCGGACGGCTCCGGCTCGTGGCGGGCGAGGAGCATGAAGCGGGTGAAATTGAACGGCTCGTCCTCGATCTCGCGGGCCAGAATTTCCAGCCCGTACAGCTCGGCGGCGCGGGCGGAGGCGATCACCGCCTCGTCCCGGTGGCCCCGCGCGGCGAGGTCCTTCGCGCTCCCCGCCGTGTCGTGCGAGGTCATGGGTTGCAGGCCATGTTTGCGGATGAGCGCCGTGCATTGA
The sequence above is drawn from the Deinococcus sp. YIM 134068 genome and encodes:
- a CDS encoding MFS transporter, whose translation is MSNRLHLTRLPLAFLTAALTIELLDELVDGVTGAAWPLLRQDLALSYTEVGLLLGVPALLANVIEPVFGLLADAGRRRAVVLGGGVAFAVSLALYAVAGNFWSLLAASVLFYPASGAFVSLTQAALMDAEPSRRENNMARWTLAGSVGNVVGPLLIGLAVTLGLGWRPVFALLAALTVGALALAWRSREVLAGGRADEGLDWRTSLGEAWAALRRGEVRASLTLLECSNLLLDVFRGFLALYFVDAVGASPAVASLAVAVLTGVGLVGDALVVPLLERVPGAWYVRWSAGVAALVFPAFLLVPSVPVKLVLLGVLGLLTAGWYAVLQARLYGSLPERSGTVMALGSVAGLAGGAVLPLLGLVAERFGIEAAMWLLLAGPLALVVGVRGRR
- a CDS encoding prephenate dehydratase, encoding MNGQPGGQAGTQTREQGAGAGPHLTVAFQGNPGAYGEIAALNALASAGVPHSGVTTRGYPTFHEVARAVESGEADYGTLPVENSLMGAIHQAIDLLSETELHVIGEVVVRVSHCLMALPGVRLEDVRRVYSQQPALDQCTALIRKHGLQPMTSHDTAGSAKDLAARGHRDEAVIASARAAELYGLEILAREIEDEPFNFTRFMLLARHEPEPSDVPHKTSLVFAVRHTPGFLVETLNELRGLNLSRIESRPRRDRAWSYLMYVDIEGNARDAQVAQALAGVLRKASYAKIIGSYPRAMETVG